A region of Culicoides brevitarsis isolate CSIRO-B50_1 chromosome 1, AGI_CSIRO_Cbre_v1, whole genome shotgun sequence DNA encodes the following proteins:
- the LOC134833520 gene encoding ubiquitin carboxyl-terminal hydrolase 8-like, with product MVVVAGLKIRIPTYPNFLPVYKRGRGLTGLKNLGNTCYMNSIIQCLSNTQALYEYFNEGMYIKHRNGQSLTKCRIAEEVAAVIKALWEGHRMISSKDLKAIVGQYERSFKGHEQQDSHEFLTILMDWLHSDLQAIFNVVPENNLSPSDKAWYEFTKNRESIILRLFYGQIKSTVQCSRCHEESTTYDTFSNLSLELPQNANRTDLHKCLDMYFEGEQVSGWMCPNCKDTRDAVKKLDISRLPAVLVIHLKRFNVNHDHGGYSKKQNYVEFPLKNLDMRHYLPRSEMVNHVNKKTSYNLYAVSNHYGTMETGHYTAYCKSPAYDKWYKFNDQQVSPLEPRDVNSSAAYILFYEMSNPVR from the exons ATGGTTGTGGTTGCTGGACTCAAAATACGCATACCCACATATCCGAATTTCTTGCCGGTGTATAAGagg GGTAGAGGCCTTACTGGATTGAAAAATCTTGGCAACACGTGTTACATGAATAGTATTATTCAGTGTCTCAGTAACACACAGGCCCTGTACGAGTACTTCAACGAGGGAATGTACATTAAACACAGAAATGG acAAAGTTTGACCAAATGCCGTATTGCGGAGGAAGTTGCTGCTGTGATAAAAGCTTTGTGGGAAGGACATCGCATGATTTCCAGCAAAGATTTGAAAGCGATCGTTGGGCAGTACGAACGCAGTTTCAAAGGTCACGAACAACAAGATTCCCACGAATTTCTGACAATTTTGATGGATTGGCTGCACTCTGATTTGCAGGCGATTTTCAATGTTGTGCCCGAAAATAACCTGTCGCCGTCGGACAAAGCGTGGTACGAATTCACAAAGAACCGCGAAAGCATAATTTTGCGCTTGTTCTATGGCCAGATCAAGTCGACGGTGCAATGTTCGCGATGCCACGAAGAAAGTACGACATACGACACGTTCTCGAACCTCAGTCTCGAATTGCCTCAGAATGCGAATCGCACGGATTTGCACAAATGTCTCGACATGTACTTCGAAGGCGAACAAGTTTCCGGCTGGATGTGTCCCAATTGCAAAGACACACGAGATGCCGTGAAAAAACTGGATATTAGTCGATTACCAGCAGTTTTAGTAATTCACCTCAAGCGTTTTAACGTCAATCACGATCACGGCGGCTacagcaaaaaacaaaattacgtcgAATTTCCACTGAAGAATCTCGATATGAGACATTACTTGCCACGCAGCGAAATGGTGAATCACGTGAACAAGAAAACCTCATATAATTTGTACGCGGTGTCAAATCACTACGGTACCATGGAGACGGGACATTACACCGCCTACTGCAAGAGTCCCGCATATGACAAGTGGTACAAATTTAATGACCAGCAAGTGAGTCCATTAGAGCCACGAGACGTCAACTCCTCCGCAGCTTACATTTTGTTCTACGAAATGTCGAATCCCGTGCGATAG
- the LOC134834439 gene encoding mitochondrial import inner membrane translocase subunit tim16-B-like codes for MAKYLAQIIVLGGQVIGRAFARALKQEYAASQEAARRGGGGRQGANRAEANAKSGITLEEAQQILNVSKLDPEEVQKKYEHLFAVNDKSKGGSFYLQSKVFRAKERIDQEMKSQGIIKNKTAETETKSEDSSGGGDKTKG; via the exons atggcaaaatactTGGCACAGATCATCGTCTTGGGCGGACAAGTGATCG GTCGAGCCTTTGCACGAGCCCTCAAGCAAGAATATGCCGCGAGTCAGGAAGCTGCTCGACGAGGAGGCGGCGGACGACAAGGCGCCAACCGAGCAGAAGCAAACGCCAAATCAGGCATCACCTTAGAAGAAGcacaacaaattttgaatgttaGCAAATTGGATCCGGAAGAAGTGCAAAAAAAGTATGAACATCTCTTCGCTGTGAATGACAAATCGAAAGGTGGCTCGTTTTACCTGCAATCCAAAGTGTTTCGAGCGAAGGAAAGAATCGACCAGGAAATGAAGTCGCagggaataattaaaaataaaacagcaGAGACAGAGACGAAAAGCGAAGACAGTTCCGGAGGCGGCGACAAAACGAAAGGTTAA
- the LOC134828072 gene encoding F-box/LRR-repeat protein 7-like: MSHVQQRAIECPLASLGHNTPTLDAHQGYHHPLSTSPLDTQAYQMLRKSQESPILSIDSDKIRLKNTDTSRSSRSASSNANNSDSPPQIYPRNAASTPKNDAFLSHCDLQRLRNQTYTPIETILRGSYPHPPSMPVAPNLQRRGQSTFNLDDDSIHSIGELTDVERFFLGEKMSSIFINSRNGVYGSTSSGDSGTNRSAKESNMKNSGDNSRYFHHQEQDPSYNYYSVPSNGQINEFNSPAGRRRASSPDTSGSDRYFLDRLRGSPNFTASPQRHHAQKSLMHKSIDGYSQVMDGQTMVIGRHSPLDQGYHTLNTPSPPSTHTQLYLPTATQWTTTSNMLKKVNPKPGKGFNRLSNDLVLRIFEWLDSSDLCNLTQVCKRFETLVWNPVLWRNIIIKGENRSGDKALRTIFRRLCGQTRNGLCPIVERVMLSEGCKISDKGLQLLSRRCPSLSHLQLQNSTSVTNQALFDLVTKCTNLQHLDITGCYQITTVDINPTLQSANGKLQLQHLDLTDCVSLNDTGLKVVVKNCPLLVYLYLRRCVQITDAGLKFVPAYCLNIKEISISDCINITDFGLYELAKLGANLRYLSVAKCERITDAGIKVIGRKCYKLRYLNARGCETVSDDSINILARACTRLRALDVGKCDISDAGLRALAESCPNLKKLSLKNCDMITDRGIQCIAYCCRGLQFLNIQDCQISLEGYKSVKKYCKRCTIEHTNPGFC, from the exons ATGTCACATGTGCAACAACGTGCCATCGAGTGTCCTTTGGCCTCCCTAGGCCATAATACGCCCACATTAGATGCCCATCAAGGGTACCATCACCCCTTGAGTACGAGTCCTCTCGACACTCAAGCATATCAAATGCTCCGAAAGTCCCAAGAATCCCCCATTTTATCGATAGATTCCGACAAAATTCGTCTCAAGAACACTGACACGAGTCGATCGAGTCGTTCTGCGTCATCAAATGCCAACAATAGTGACTCACCTCCGCAAATTTACCCCAGGAATGCCGCGTCAACACCCAAAAACGACGCATTTTTATCGCATTGCGACTTGCAACGCCTGCGAAATCAAACGTATACGCCAATCGAAACGATTCTCCGGGGCTCGTATCCTCATCCTCCCTCAATGCCGGTAGCGCCGAACCTTCAAAGACGCGGGCAAAGCACTTTTAACCTCGACGACGACTCGATCCACTCAATTGGCGAACTCACGGATGTCGAGAGATTTTTCCTCGGCGAAAAAATGTCATCGATTTTCATCAATAGTCGGAATGGCGTCTATGGCAGCACGAGTAGTGGCGATAGCGGCACCAATCGATCAGCGAAAGAGTCGAATATGAAGAATTCCGGTGATAATTCGCGATATTTTCATCATCAGGAACAAGATCCCAGTTACAATTACTATTCCGTACCGTCGAACGggcaaataaatgaatttaattcacCGGCAGGCAGAAGACGAGCATCCAGTCCTGACACAAGTGGCTCCGACAGATATTTTTTGGATCGATTACGTGGTTCGCCAAACTTTACGGCATCGCCGCAACGTCATCACGCCCAAAAATCCCTCATGCACAAAAGTATCGACGGTTATTCGCAAGTCATGGATGGCCAAACGATGGTAATTGGTCGTCATTCGCCACTGGATCAGGGTTATCACACATTAAACACGCCATCGCCGCCATCCACGCACACCCAACTCTACCTGCCAACCGCAACGCAATGGACGACGACAAGTAACATGCTGAAAAAAGTGAATCCCAAACCGGGAAAGGGCTTCAATCGACTCAGCAACGACCTCGTACTGCGAATATTCGAGTGGTTGGACAGCAGTGACCTTTGTAACTTGACACAAGTTTGCAAGCGATTCGAGACACTTGTATGGAATCCGGTGTTGTGGCGAAATATCATCataaaag GTGAGAATCGATCGGGAGACAAAGCGTTACGGACAATTTTTCGTCGGTTGTGTGGGCAAACGAGAAACGGACTTTGTCCCATTGTTGAACGTGTCATGCTGAGTGAAGGCTGCAAAATCAGTGACAAGGGACTGCAATTGCTGAGTAGACGGTGCCCGAGTTTGTCGCACCTGCAACTGCAAAATAGCACGTCGGTGACGAATCAAGCGTTATTTGATCTCGTTACGAAATGCACCAACTTGCAACATTTGGACATAActg GATGTTATCAAATTACCACAGTAGACATCAATCCAACGCTCCAGTCGGCCAACGGGAAACTCCAATTGCAACATCTCGATTTGACGGACTGCGTTTCACTGAATGACACGGGATTAAAAGTTGTCGTAAAGAATTGCCCGTTACTTGTTTACCTTTATTTGCGACGTTGTGTCCAAATTACGGATGCTGGACTGAAATTCGTGCCTGCCTATTGTTTGAACATTAAGGAGATTAGTATATCGGACTGCATTAACATCACGGATTTTGGGCTTTATGAGTTGGCGAAGCTCGGAGCGAATCTGCGGTATTTGTCGGTAGCAAAGTGCGAGAGGATAACGGATGCGGGAATTAAAGTCATTGGAAGGAAATGTTATAAGCTGCGGTATCTCAATGCGAGGGGCTGCGAGACTGTGAGCGATGACTCGATTAATATTTTGGCGAGAGCTTGCACGAgattg CGCGCATTAGACGTCGGCAAATGCGACATAAGTGACGCCGGATTACGTGCCTTGGCCGAAAGTTGTCCGAACCTGAAGAAACTCAGCTTGAAAAATTGTGATATGATTACTGATCGTGGAATTCAATGCATCGCATACTGTTGCCGCGGCTTGCAATTCCTCAACATCCAAGATTGCCAGATATCACTCGAAGGCTACAAAAGCGTGAAAAAATACTGCAAACGCTGCACTATTGAACACACAAATCCCGGgttctgttaa
- the LOC134834429 gene encoding transmembrane protein 169-like, translated as MVKTQELEFIPPKKRKEPKIKDGTGKNIQGNSANADHITKIQVKSTEGLKSSSSKKQSGSSELIDVPIAFHRNGNHTETEENELNLYENVSQKPLRSSTATPSSAMSEESSFDGIDRASKSQESILKCGTGGKKKVVNIRTDLDCIGNERKSPSVKHSYADLESGSSDSIFRKSSTDNYLTLAGTIKRGKKLGEEFNVQLNISRDELEKINSFAMKKSNEEKNGSCCVCKLGTGLHVLLWTIICFPIVVVISGVYCFYIGTLTWYNLFNFFSQEKTILHRIFVPPLLFVAYPVTILLFTAGLALYGGFKQLSLRFHVWFNEVCDLEKGFYGWLCGFLSLSECSPYEVIILTDIRDDPLPQKSSTQEFTV; from the exons ATGGTAAAAACGCAAGAACTCGAGTTTATTCCGCCCAAAAAGCGTAAAGAACCAAAAATCAAGGACGGAAcgggaaaaaatattcaaggcAATAGCGCGAATGCAGATCATATCACAAAAATACAG gtaAAATCAACAGAAGGCTTAAAATCGTCTTCAAGCAAAAAGCAATCTGGCAGTTCTGAGCTCATTGATGTCCCAATAGCGTTCCATCGCAACGGAAATCACACAGAAACCgaagaaaatgaattaaatttgtacGAAAATGTCTCGCAAAAGCCCCTGCGAAGCTCAACGGCGACGCCAAGTAGCGCCATGAGCGAAGAATCCAGCTTTGATGGCATCGATCGCGCATCCAAGAGTCAAGAATCGATTCTGAAATGTGGCACGGGTGGCAAAAAGAAAGTCGTGAATATCCGAACCGACCTCGATTGCATCGGAAATGAACGAAAATCGCCCAGTGTGAAGCACAGCTATGCAGATCTCGAGTCAGGATCGAGCGACAGCATCTTTCGGAAATCATCAACGGACAATTATCTCACCTTGGCCGGGACAATCAAGCGTGGCAAGAAATTGGGCGAAGAATTTAACGTGCAACTGAATATCTCGCGAGACgaactcgaaaaaattaattcgttcgcaatgaaaaaaagtaacgagGAGAAAAATGGTTCTTGTTGTGTCTGTAAATTGGGAACTGGCTTACATGTGCTTCTCTGGACGATTATTTGTTTCCCGATTGTCGTTGTAATTTCGGGcgtttattgtttttacatTGGAACTCTCACGTGGTAcaatttattcaactttttcagtCAGGAAAAGACGATATTGCATCGGATTTTTGTGCCGCCCTTACTTTTTGTGGCCTATCCCGTGACAATTTTGCTCTTTACTGCCGGTCTCGCCCTGTATGGGGGCTTTAAACAACTCAGTCTTCGATTTCATGTGTGGTTCAATGAAGTTTGCGACTTGGAAAAGGGCTTTTATGGATGGCTTTGtggatttttaagcttatccGAGTGCAGTCCCTACGAAGTTATCATCCTGACTGACATCCGAGACGACCCGTTGCCACAAAAATCGTCCACGCAAGAGTTTACCGTTTAA